One Nicotiana sylvestris chromosome 12, ASM39365v2, whole genome shotgun sequence genomic window carries:
- the LOC138883034 gene encoding uncharacterized protein — MAVSLRNGRDLDIEKERVRETRQAEILIPVPIELDKSTKLTEVPVQPAQEENSIQNATEKEAETIQEPVVDVAADKDQSQLIRKKRPPAPFPQRLAKYQKEEQYKKFLEMLKQIQVNIPLIEALKEMPGGQHQSYALAIYKRLGIGRARPTSILLQLADRTVKRPSGILDDVLIQVGKFAFPADFVILDCKVDEEIPIILGRPFLATGRALIDCETGELKMRLNDEEITFNVHKSMRRPNEFANCSLIDVVDVIVETNDEVLTIEDPLAACLMNLDEVNREELEEWVLALEGRGFWDRTLEFEPLHLENRESLPAKPSIEEPLNLELKPLPNHLRYEFLGPNSTLPVIISSSLLDVQAQQLL; from the exons ATGGCAGTAAGTCTACGTAATGGTAGAGATCTAGACATAGAGAAAGAGAGGGTTCGAGAAACTAGACAAGCTGAGATACTtataccagtgcccattgagctggatAAGTCAACGAAACTGACGGAGGTGCCAGTCCAGCCTGCCCAAGAAGAAAATAGCATTCAGAATGCGACCGAGAAAGAAGCCGAGACAATCCAGGAACCTGTAGTTGATGTAGCAGCGGATAAAGATCAATCTCAGTTGATtaggaagaagagacctcctgcaCCTTTCCCTCAGAGGTTGGCTAAGTACCAAAAGGAGGAGCAATACAAGAAGTTCTTAgaaatgctgaaacaaatccaggtaaacataccattgattgaagctttgaaggagatgcctgg GGGCCAGCATCAATCTTATGCCCTGGCAATTTACAAGAGGCTAGgaattggaagagctagacccacctctatattgttgcagctggctgacaggacAGTGAAACGACCATCTGGTATACTAGATGATGTGCTAATTCAGGTAGGAAAATTTgcgttccctgcagattttgtgatcttagactgcaaagtggatgaagagatccccataattttgggaagaccattcttggccacagggagagctctcattgattgtgaaaccGGGGAGCTAaagatgagattgaacgatgaggagataacattcaatgtgcataaatctatgaggcgaccaaatGAATTCGCtaattgttctcttattgatgtcgtggatgtaatcgtagagACTAATGATGAGGTGCTAACCATTGAGGACCCCCTTGCTGCATGTTTAATGAATTTGGATGAGGTGAATCGAGAGGAACTGGAggaatgggtgttggcattagagggtagagggttctgggatagaactctagaatttgagcccttgcacttggAAAATCGAGAGTCTCTTCCAGCCAAGCCATCTATCGAAGAACCACTAAATCTGGAGCTAAAGCCATTGCCCAACCATCTCAGATATGAATTCCttggacctaactccacattacctgtaattatctcatctagtttgttagatgtgcaggcacaacaactcttGTAG